In the genome of Myxococcus stipitatus, one region contains:
- a CDS encoding DUF2267 domain-containing protein — protein MSIQKQEATQSWSGLGVGTDRRSFLDAVTAQLPEFEAERAAEAVFCGLSELLSEGLMRQLREQLPEDLRGLLADGCSRHAVGPRGKVDRDDFYLQVANHLNAEPENVRRVLHGVFAALHAQVTEAEARKVEGQLPRWLQGTWSAARLGVDRPS, from the coding sequence ATGTCGATTCAGAAGCAGGAGGCGACACAATCGTGGTCGGGACTGGGCGTGGGGACGGACCGGCGGTCCTTCCTGGACGCGGTGACCGCCCAGCTTCCGGAGTTCGAGGCCGAGCGGGCCGCGGAGGCGGTGTTCTGCGGACTGTCGGAGCTCTTGTCGGAAGGGCTGATGCGGCAGCTGCGCGAGCAGCTCCCCGAGGACCTGCGCGGGCTCCTGGCGGACGGGTGCTCCCGTCACGCGGTGGGCCCGCGAGGGAAGGTGGACCGCGATGACTTCTACCTCCAGGTGGCCAACCACCTGAACGCGGAGCCGGAGAATGTGCGGCGGGTGCTGCATGGTGTCTTCGCGGCGCTGCATGCGCAGGTGACGGAGGCGGAGGCGCGCAAGGTGGAGGGGCAGCTTCCCCGGTGGTTGCAGGGCACGTGGTCCGCCGCGCGCCTGGGGGTCGACCGGCCCTCGTGA
- a CDS encoding cytochrome-c peroxidase, which yields MIPRSWCAAALALGLGGMGLACESEEPFPTLDELDQLRSLHTLSSHPRLDSTNRVDGQELAQKLGFDLFRDPALSRCGTVSCESCHTGDGRTVETATAEGCGGQRTERNPPTVLNVRHNRWFMWDGRADSLWSQAMLPLTNPVEMDSNADIVRARLVAEPSYQERYRALFGVEPANVAAPLLMANVGKVLAAYERVLMRVEAPFDTDVRRFIAAAEAGSAESDPAYLGLKTFVRKGQCIVCHKGPSLTDELFHNVGLEDSGPGAGGQWAVLPSLLDWEFNAAGRYSDDPNGIDALRLRTLRTQAKQVELEGAFRTPSLRNVALTAPYMHTGKEATLEDVVDFYNEGGDPEGTFVGQRTSTIVKLNLTDNEKRALVELLKSLTGTPR from the coding sequence ATGATTCCAAGAAGCTGGTGTGCCGCGGCGCTCGCCCTGGGTCTGGGCGGGATGGGACTCGCATGCGAATCCGAGGAGCCCTTCCCCACCCTCGACGAGCTGGACCAGCTTCGCAGCCTCCACACGCTGTCGAGCCACCCTCGGCTGGACTCCACCAACCGGGTGGACGGCCAGGAGCTGGCGCAGAAGCTGGGCTTCGACCTGTTCCGGGACCCGGCGCTGTCGCGCTGCGGGACGGTGTCCTGCGAGAGCTGCCACACGGGTGACGGCCGCACGGTGGAGACGGCCACGGCGGAGGGCTGCGGGGGACAGCGCACGGAGCGCAACCCGCCCACGGTGCTCAACGTCCGACACAACCGCTGGTTCATGTGGGACGGGCGCGCGGACTCGCTCTGGTCCCAGGCGATGCTGCCGCTGACGAACCCGGTGGAGATGGACTCGAACGCGGACATCGTCCGCGCGCGCCTCGTCGCCGAGCCGTCGTACCAGGAGCGCTACCGCGCGCTGTTCGGCGTGGAGCCCGCGAACGTGGCGGCCCCGCTCCTGATGGCCAACGTGGGCAAGGTGCTGGCCGCGTACGAGCGCGTGCTGATGCGGGTGGAGGCCCCGTTCGACACGGACGTGCGGCGCTTCATCGCGGCGGCGGAAGCGGGCTCGGCGGAGAGCGACCCGGCCTACCTGGGGCTGAAGACCTTCGTGCGCAAGGGGCAGTGCATCGTCTGCCACAAGGGCCCGTCGCTGACGGACGAGCTGTTCCACAACGTGGGCCTGGAGGACTCGGGGCCCGGCGCGGGGGGACAGTGGGCGGTGCTCCCCTCGCTGCTGGACTGGGAGTTCAACGCGGCGGGCCGCTACAGCGACGACCCGAACGGCATCGACGCGCTGCGCCTGCGCACGCTGCGCACGCAGGCGAAGCAGGTGGAGCTGGAGGGCGCGTTCCGCACGCCGTCCCTGCGCAACGTGGCGCTGACGGCGCCGTACATGCACACCGGGAAGGAGGCGACACTCGAGGACGTCGTCGACTTCTACAACGAGGGCGGCGACCCGGAGGGCACCTTCGTGGGCCAGCGCACCTCCACCATCGTCAAGCTGAACCTCACCGACAACGAGAAGCGCGCCCTGGTGGAGCTCCTGAAGTCGCTGACGGGCACGCCCCGCTGA
- a CDS encoding M24 family metallopeptidase, with protein sequence MRTRLRLLAPLVLSTACASVQSPSAGAPTTPVNSSSSVRPFGTLREQAERQQSWLRERMDTALPQLMRKHGIEMWVVPMREYNEDPVFKALSAPTTFAARRRTIYVFHDRGAEKGVERLALGGGSQGGIFVPRRAQQQVSQGGQGLRQAELWGPDQWLVLKQVLEERQPKSIALDISRTFAFADGLSHGEYEGMAEALGPDWVKRFKPSGGLPVDLLAWRGADEVRFYEDETKLAWNIIETAFSNQVITPGVTTTQDVQWWMRQRLADLGLDTWFHPSVSVQRQGATEEQLGDNPVIQRGDVLHCDYGVTALRLNTDTQHMGYVLREGETDAPEGLKAALKTSNRLQDIVFEELRPGRTGNEVLQIARKRMTDEGIDGTIYSHPIGLHGHGAGAMVGLWDRQEGVPGNGDHQVMANMWYSIELQATSAVPEWNGQRVRSAQEEDVVIDAEGRVHWAWKRQTEFHFVR encoded by the coding sequence ATGCGAACCCGCCTCCGCCTCCTCGCGCCGCTCGTGCTCTCCACCGCATGTGCCTCCGTCCAATCTCCATCCGCGGGGGCGCCCACCACTCCCGTGAACTCCTCCTCTTCAGTGCGTCCCTTCGGAACCCTTCGCGAGCAGGCCGAGCGTCAGCAGTCCTGGCTGCGCGAGCGCATGGACACCGCGCTGCCCCAGCTCATGCGCAAGCACGGCATCGAGATGTGGGTCGTCCCCATGCGCGAGTACAACGAGGACCCGGTGTTCAAGGCGCTCTCCGCGCCGACGACGTTCGCCGCGCGCCGCCGCACCATCTACGTGTTCCATGACCGGGGCGCCGAGAAGGGCGTGGAGCGCCTGGCCCTGGGCGGTGGTTCGCAGGGCGGCATCTTCGTGCCGCGCCGCGCGCAGCAGCAGGTGAGCCAGGGCGGCCAGGGGCTGCGTCAGGCGGAGCTGTGGGGGCCGGACCAGTGGCTGGTGCTCAAGCAGGTGCTGGAGGAGCGGCAGCCCAAGAGCATCGCGCTGGACATCTCGCGCACGTTCGCCTTCGCGGACGGCCTCTCGCATGGTGAGTACGAAGGCATGGCGGAGGCGCTCGGCCCCGACTGGGTGAAGCGCTTCAAGCCCTCGGGAGGGCTGCCGGTGGACCTGCTCGCGTGGCGCGGCGCCGACGAGGTCCGCTTCTACGAGGACGAGACGAAGCTCGCCTGGAACATCATCGAGACGGCCTTCTCCAACCAGGTCATCACCCCGGGCGTCACCACCACGCAGGACGTGCAGTGGTGGATGCGGCAGCGCCTGGCGGACCTGGGCCTGGACACGTGGTTCCATCCCTCCGTCAGCGTGCAGCGGCAGGGTGCCACCGAGGAGCAGCTGGGCGACAACCCCGTCATCCAGCGGGGCGACGTGCTCCACTGCGACTACGGCGTCACCGCCCTGCGGCTCAACACGGACACCCAGCACATGGGCTACGTGCTGCGCGAGGGTGAGACGGACGCGCCCGAGGGCCTTAAGGCCGCGCTCAAGACGTCCAACCGGCTCCAGGACATCGTCTTCGAGGAGCTGCGTCCCGGCCGCACCGGCAACGAGGTCCTCCAAATCGCGCGCAAGCGGATGACGGACGAGGGCATCGACGGGACCATCTACTCGCACCCCATCGGCCTGCACGGCCACGGCGCGGGCGCGATGGTGGGCCTGTGGGACCGCCAGGAGGGCGTGCCCGGCAACGGCGACCATCAGGTGATGGCGAACATGTGGTACTCCATCGAGCTCCAGGCCACGAGCGCCGTGCCCGAGTGGAATGGCCAGCGCGTGCGCTCCGCCCAGGAAGAGGACGTCGTCATCGACGCCGAGGGCCGCGTGCACTGGGCCTGGAAGCGGCAGACCGAGTTCCACTTCGTGCGCTGA
- a CDS encoding Kelch repeat-containing protein — protein sequence MRSGRTSFLGVALFALVFSCNSGPRADGVARDASGAPLRLATPRKQVPFVTLGDGRVLASGGFDGQRALASCEVFEPEMGLWSLTGAMLTPRRHHAGVRLLDGRVLVLGGTQGVGPGVLASAEVFEPTTGTWAPVAPMTEAREDPAAVVLPDGRVLVAGGVDGDGRSLRSAEVFEPSTGTWAPVSPPGFVRGGAGTAVMLPHGKALFVSGLQAELYDVAAGRWEKAGFAGGAAGTHRQGHSVTLLPDGRVLVVGGGTTRASSTAEVYDGVTGLWTLVAPPAIPREHHAAVLTRDGSVLVMGGEHSTAGVLASVERFEPATGRWSSAPALEERRELPGALTLPDGAVLLVGGANEMSALLATSEKYQPGGCVPRTCAAHEAVCGAMADGCGGLLECGPCVLEGCDTQQCRAEGLTRR from the coding sequence ATGCGAAGTGGTCGCACATCCTTTCTCGGCGTGGCGTTGTTCGCGCTCGTGTTCTCCTGCAACTCCGGTCCGCGCGCGGACGGAGTGGCGCGGGACGCGAGTGGTGCGCCCCTGAGGCTGGCGACGCCTCGCAAGCAGGTGCCCTTCGTCACGCTGGGGGATGGGCGCGTGCTGGCCTCGGGTGGGTTCGATGGACAGCGCGCGCTGGCGAGCTGCGAGGTGTTCGAGCCGGAGATGGGCCTGTGGAGCCTCACGGGCGCGATGCTCACGCCCCGCCGCCACCACGCTGGGGTGCGGCTGCTGGATGGCCGCGTGCTGGTGCTGGGCGGAACCCAGGGCGTGGGGCCGGGCGTGCTCGCGAGCGCGGAGGTGTTCGAGCCCACCACGGGGACGTGGGCCCCTGTCGCGCCCATGACCGAGGCGCGCGAGGACCCGGCGGCGGTGGTGTTGCCGGACGGGCGCGTGCTCGTCGCGGGAGGCGTGGATGGAGATGGCCGGTCGCTGCGCTCGGCGGAGGTGTTCGAGCCTTCGACGGGGACGTGGGCGCCCGTGTCTCCGCCGGGCTTCGTGCGAGGGGGCGCGGGCACCGCGGTGATGTTGCCGCACGGCAAGGCGCTCTTCGTGAGCGGCCTCCAGGCGGAGCTGTACGACGTCGCCGCGGGGCGCTGGGAGAAGGCCGGGTTCGCGGGCGGCGCGGCGGGGACCCATCGACAGGGGCACTCCGTCACGCTGCTGCCGGACGGGCGGGTGCTCGTGGTGGGCGGAGGCACCACGCGTGCTTCGAGCACGGCGGAGGTCTACGACGGCGTGACGGGCCTGTGGACGCTGGTGGCGCCGCCGGCGATTCCTCGCGAGCACCACGCGGCGGTGCTGACGCGGGACGGCTCGGTGCTGGTGATGGGTGGAGAGCACTCCACGGCGGGGGTGCTCGCGTCGGTGGAGCGCTTCGAGCCGGCGACGGGGCGGTGGTCCTCCGCGCCCGCGCTCGAGGAGCGTCGTGAGCTGCCCGGTGCGCTGACGCTGCCGGATGGCGCGGTGCTGTTGGTGGGCGGTGCGAACGAGATGTCGGCGCTGCTCGCCACGAGCGAGAAGTACCAGCCGGGCGGCTGTGTGCCACGCACGTGCGCGGCGCACGAGGCCGTGTGTGGCGCGATGGCCGACGGGTGTGGAGGGCTGCTCGAATGTGGCCCCTGTGTGCTGGAGGGCTGTGACACCCAGCAATGTCGCGCGGAGGGACTCACACGGCGGTGA
- a CDS encoding DUF2171 domain-containing protein yields MVRFGDVREGMTVRTSDGRKVGRVSGIGDIHFELERGLVPIPRHDYLVEYSDVDHVGGEDVYLTRADHPLLTLEEDDDGGALPPRHSSGMDAEPVNLGAPRDEDLTRH; encoded by the coding sequence GCGCGAGGGGATGACGGTGAGGACCTCGGACGGGCGCAAGGTGGGGAGGGTCTCCGGCATCGGTGACATCCACTTCGAGCTGGAGCGCGGCCTGGTGCCCATTCCCCGCCACGACTACCTCGTGGAGTACAGCGACGTGGACCACGTCGGCGGCGAGGACGTCTACCTGACTCGCGCGGACCATCCGCTGCTCACGCTGGAGGAGGACGACGACGGCGGGGCCCTGCCTCCGCGCCACTCGTCCGGCATGGATGCCGAGCCCGTGAATCTCGGCGCGCCTCGCGATGAGGACCTGACACGTCACTGA